Within Populus trichocarpa isolate Nisqually-1 chromosome 6, P.trichocarpa_v4.1, whole genome shotgun sequence, the genomic segment GTGTATTGGTACTTCTCTGGTATAGAATTGATCtgcttctctttgtttttgcaaaCAGAATTGTGacattataaaaaacccaaaaaaaatggaATCCTTTCTCCGCCACTGAAAAGGGAGGTCCATAACATAGTTTTTTCCCAAATTCAGTCTTCGTCAATGTTCCAATCAACTGCGCTACGTCTGACAATCCTTTGGTGGTCTTCGCGCTCAAATTCCTGGGAATATAAATTTAGATATATGGTCCTTCCAATTTCAGTTAATACTtgataagaaatatttaaattgcTAGCAATGGGAATTCGTTGTTTTTAGGCCATGATCACTATAGGTTAACAAATTATCCTAGCTCACATGCACGTGCAACTGAACCACATATGAGCAAACTGGGTAAGCTCTGAAACACTTAACATCCTGATGCAAAAGTCCACTGCAGATTGTGGTAGTCTTGACAggaagagaaataaaatatggtCAAGGCAGCTCCACAGCTTTCAGAAAACAGCttctcattctctctctctttaattttatcttacGATGTCTCAATGTTTTCTCGAAAGCATTATTAACGGATGCATTGATAATTAGGTGATTAACACATCTATCCAAAATGAGGTTGATTAGCAAATGAACTATTGTATGAGCAACTTGTCAGATGTTGGAtcctatatattaatttttcagaAGTACTTTGTCATTGGCATGACTGGATCTTAGTGCTCAGGGGATATTTTCTGTGGGGTAAAATTTATTGGAGAGGATCGATTAAAATCCCCTTTATTGACAATGTTGCTTGATTGGTACGGCGAAAACAATCAACTTAGAGCAAAATCAAGGTCTGATCGACCTTGATTTGTTTCCTCGACAGGGTGGAaccatctctctttcttttttctctttttttgcaGAAACGTTTCTATAATTATCTTGATGATCTCATAAGATTGAGCTAAAAGTTGTTGATTTCATATATTCAGAACAGGAGTTTGACTCGATCTGTTTAGCGTATGATCAAGGATTTGGGAAACCTGCAAgagtaaaaaaggaaaagaagaatcCAAACCCTTACGATTATAATGGAACAGCTTAATATGTGAGAACTTAGAGATAGTAGCAAAAGCTAGaattttagaaaagagatgaggATGCTGGTGTGGATCCCCTGCTGCAGAAGGTAGAGAGAGTAGAATCTGAGCCAAGAAGATCACAAGACCTGTTCAAACACAAAGGTGGTTCCAACTGTTGTGAGCACTGACCTCTGGTTTCAGACAGAAGGGAAGGACCCCCGCTCTAGGGTCCTTTCATTCCTTTAAAGCATTTTCCGGAAACATAGCAGCCTTTCTATCaatttgacattgaattatTCGAAGACCATTCTGCTTTAATCAGAGGATTAGTCCCTAAGAAGCCAACTTGATTGTCTGATTTCAGAAAGGAGGGGCCTATTATTTATCCATGCTTTCCTCTTGCAATGCCCTTGCAGCTTGTGGTATGGTGCTTCCAAACTGTAGGTCCTCTCCTGTCTCAGTATTTCCATGTGGTGATCAATTTTTATGGCATGCAAAATCACTTTTCTGATTTGAACTTTTTAAGTTGCAGCATGTAATGCATAGACATATTCAATCACTTTTCTGATTTGAACAAAGATATTTATCAGGTAAGGGAACTTTGATCGATCAAAAGAGGAGTTCATGTCTCGTAAGATGCGCATTCATTATCGATCATATGCCACAAGGGTTTCCTCCAATCTCATAAGAAAGTTTTAGTTTCACAGGATCAGGTGGTGTGATTGAAGCCCCTTTCAGATCATGTCAATCTAAATCATGATGAGTTAAGCTGGGCCATGTCATACTTGGAAAGCTAAACTGTGTCGTGCATTAAGGGAAACTTGAAAGCTGCAGACTTTTGGGTATGGTGGGCATCCATTTTTACGGAAGGAAACAAGAATTAATGTTCTTGGTGGAAAAGAGTCAAACCTACTGGTTTCACTGTCACATTTCCAGGCCACCAGCTTGATTTTGACACACAAACCATCATAATCAGTGAGATGAATTTCTCTGTTTAAGAAATTCGAAAATGGCAATCCATAATTTAAACATCAAATGCTTTCATTAACTTGAATCTCAGGACACACGTTGGGTCAGTTTAGGTGACgagacacttttttttttcttttgactttctGTGGAGCCTGCTCCTGTCTGCTACCTAGTATTTGTTTTTCGGGGAGATCCTGAGGCTGAGACCACacccttgttattttttctctacTCCGAAGTATGAAGATACAACAAATGGCATACATCGAAGAAAGCTGTATTATTTGACATCTTTACTCCACATATTATGaagcaaatacaataaaattgttaaaggaAGCTCCTGCTGTTCGTAGTGACGTGTAATATGTAACGTATTGCAAGTATATTTAAGAATCATATAGAGAAGGAGAAATCCATGAAGAAACTCAGATATGTCAAACATGTAGcgtgataaaaataattttagattcaatcaagcttaaattttatcaaataattctcCAAGTTCAGTTCTATAAAGCAAACTCCATATAATCAACCGAGATCTAGAAGACATTTAAATTAGGcctaaaagatatttttgttgatttaattattttcctagttaattttatatttttattattttttgggttaggtaggtttttttctctatataaaaagttagtgtgttattttttttaattatatcattaaattacatacttttaaaaaaaatattggagttttttttacttatttctttATAGTTTAGAATTGTAACCTTACTGGAAACTCTAGTTTTTATCCATACTTTTTATCCATGCTATGCGGTTGCATCACTTAGTTTCCTGCTGATTCATGCCCATTCCATACTGTTTTTTCTCCAATAAGTGAAACTGATTCTATGATGGATTAATCAATCAATCTATACTccactgtatatatatatatatatatatataaaggaagtTATCATTAATTGAGACCAATGACTACTCTATAGCattattttttcagtaaatTCAACAGCTTGTGAAAGGGATTTTTCCTGTAGAATCACAGAAACCTTTGGTTTGACCACACAAAATCAGCATGATCCAAACAATATATGCACTAGAGTTATTATCTAGACTCCTTTGGttagaaatgaaaattttcttgtcctttttttGAGGggttaaagaacaaaaattacagAATCAAAAATAGCTGGTACTATGCGTGCTCGTTGAGGTTGAGCCCCTGGAAAATGTGGTCTGTGTCCTCTGGGATGAATGCTTCTGTCGTAATCTGATATCCATCAGATCAGAAAGAAGCCCTGGTTGTGAAATTTGAACGTCTCTGATGTCATTTTCGTTGGTCAGCATTTTAACCGTGGTAGACATACTTGGGCGGAGCTTGACAGTTTCTTGCACGCAAAGCAGGCCAACCATTAAGAATCGAAGTGCTTCTTCTTCTGGGAAGTCCATATGAAGAGCGGGGTCTACTATCTGCAGAAGACTGTTGCCCTTGTAGACTTCCCATGCCTGCAAATTCACACACAAAAAAGTTTCACTTCTACTTTCTAAATAAAGAAGGCTGCTTTGCATTATTGATTCATTGATTGCTCCGACGTTTTTACCTTTTGAACCAGGTAGTGTTCACCATGTTCCAAGTCAAAATCCACTACCGGTCGGCCACTGATAATTTCCAGAAGTAATACTCCGAAACTGTAAACATCCGATTTCCGTGTCATACGTCCGCTAACAGCGTATTCTGGAGCAAGGTATCCTCTTTTGCATTTCCAATCGCAAGAAACCTCGTTAGCTATACTAGCATTTGCCAAATAATCCAATCAAAGAGAGAATCAAATGCACTTAGTGATTCCACTTACAATGTCCCGGCAACATGAGTACTGACATGAGATGTATTGTCTCTGAGTGCTCTTGAAAGACCAAAATCTGACACTTTTGGTGTAAAGTTTTGATCAAGAAGTATGTTGCTAGCTTTGATATCTCGATGCAAAATACGGGGTTGGACCACATCATGAAGATAGGCAATCCCACGAGCAACTCCTAATGAAATGCCACGCCTTGCTTCCCAACTGAATTTGGCCCTGTTGTGCTCTTGTCCTATTAATCAAGAATAAAAGCCAATGAATTTTCCCAGGTTCTCTACTTTTTAAAGAGACAACAAAGAACAGAACTACGAAAACGCAAACATGGATTATTAATTACCGAGTAAAGTATGTACGAGGCTGTTGTTCTCCATGTAATCATAGACCAGATATCTTTTGGCCCCATCAACACAACATCCTCGAAGTGTAACCAGATTTTCATGTTTGATATCAGACAGTGCAGCTATCTCAGATATGAATTCTCTCTCTCCACGCATAGATTCAACTTCAACTGAAAGAACCTTCACAGCCACTACAGAACCATCCTCCAACCAACCCTTcaaagttgaacaaaaaatgCCACATTAGCATTACCCAGAAAAGGGAAGGGGGGGGGGAATAATTGATATGGAAGCAAAAGAAAGAATCTTTTACCTTGTACACACAACCAAAGCCACCTTCTCCAATCTTGTTAGAGGAAGAGAAGTTTTGGGTGGCAATTTCGAGTTCATTAGAAGAGAATAAGCGCAAATTGTCATGACTTTGTTCACCTGGTTTTTGTAGAGAAAGCAATCAAGAGCTGATAATAAAATGGAagacaaggaaaaaagaaagtgagCCTGGTAGAGCACACCAAACCATATCGAGAAACCAATATGACTCGgtcaaaacaaaacccaaatgaCTACGAGCTAGGGAGAACACCAGCATCTAAAATTCGTCGTACCTGGCAAGCTGCTTCTATTATTGATGATGGTGGCTTTTGGTCCAGAGGAAAAACAACTTGAGCCACAAAAAAAGAACTTCATGCTGGGAATTAGAAAGGGATTTTGAAACTTGTGGTTCTGATTAATAAGGGAGTCTGGTATATTGGTATGGTACTAATTGATGACAATAAAAATCAGATATTTCAAAGCAACATGAGAAGGGAATTGATGGGAACACGGCAATGGCATAAACCCGTGGATTTTGACTTCAATGGATACTTGAATATTTTCAGAGGTatatttaatcctttttttgcCTCCATTTGcgttttttatattgttttgcttAATAATTTATGCAAGATGAGTAGATGAGTATGATAGGTTTAGTTGAAGAGTCTGGTGTGGTTTGCCCCACTGCAATAATCAATACCACCATTATCATGACATTTAAATCCTCCAAGGCGGctgagaaaaacaaatttcctaTTTGTTCTTCATGGGAGGAAAGAAACCAAACAGTCCCGCGTATGTGTAAACAGTGCTATAAAACCCGGTTAAGATGATTAACCTTGTAATCTAGTGACCAGCCAATCAACCTAATTCATTATTTAGTTCGGTCCTAAGTTAGATCTTATCATAATTTTCatgtaaatgataataaatgagCATCTAACTCTTTAAAATCTTCGCTAAATTCTCCAAGGCTATATTCAtcctgaaagaaaaaacaaaaaaaagatgttgttaGTCTCGTCTCTTGCATAATTCAATAaagattattttcctttttagcttctCTTGTAATTAGAGTtgcatatttaaataatttctttttatttttttattttaattgaaattttgtattcattttcatcctgttcaataaaaattaacttcagCATTtattctatgaagttatcaagGTTTCATGACCCGGATTTAGCAAGTTAACCCAAATAAATCTAGATTGATTGAACAtgttgtattttaatattttaaaaaataagtcattttgaaatatataattttttattcaaactatatttttattcattatccgATTGTCTTTACATACTTAAAGTTCTTAAAGTTTGGTGAATTATATCACATCAAtctgatttaaaataaaatttattaaaaaaagacttgtattaaaaaaataataataatataacttgtAGCGTAAGCGCATACAAATAAGCTACTAGAATGAATGCATACAGAagatttgaatgaaataaatgCAATGTTTTTTAATGACAGAATCACACACCCTCTTTCCATCAAAGTATACGTTGAAAGTGTCAAAGTTGAAAGCGTTTCAATTGCTAAGAACACTGTTTTACACTCCAAAATGGAGTCAGCAGCCAATCGATGATATCTTTGAACAGTCCTGGTCAAAGCAGAGTCCATGTAATGGTCCTCCGTGCACGTTGATGCGGACACGAGGTAAAATCGAAGACGCCCAGAAGTCTCGACTGAAACAATCGAGGAAGGAATCGATAGAGTTGATCTACAAATTTGAGGTCTCCAAACGTTGCTGCCTCTTGCGCTTCAAGTTGAAACCCATTTTTCTTCCTGGTAAAACTCTCCATAAATATTGCAAAGCTTCTTGGTTGTGCCCGAAGAGAGAACAAAGATTAGAATGCGTCGTTGTTGTGCCTTCTTTTAAAAGCAATTTGTGTTCATTTCAATTCCTTTcttttaaaagcaatttttgCCCAAAGAGAGAACAGTCTTGGAAAGATTAAGCCAAAAATCCCGAAGCTTTTCAAatctgtaaaaaataaatgtactagaaatcaattcttttttttttatctcactaAATATGCTTTATAGAAAAcaggtttcttttttatttactgtAATTCTGCCGTTCACTCTATGATATTTTACTattcatgattttcttgttttgatccTCAAATGTTTTTCGCGTTATTACATCATTTTggagttaaattaaaagataattgaaacaaatttgttaattaagaataaaattgaaagacagggaacaaaataaaaaaagatattataaataagtAATGGTTTCAAAGTTCTCATAAAAAATTCactttgatcctcaaacttcaCATAGCACACCTATctagtcctttaattttttttcaattcaattttagcacataagtttatttttgttacctTTTAGTCTATGGTTTGAGAGAGGAAAGAGATAGAGATCGCTTGATTCCTGCTGTAGTGagagatagaaagagagagagagagagaaatgtcgTCAACACATATTCCGATCATCAAAACGAtcgatttttatgtcaaaagatTTCATTTGATAGGTGAAGTTCAACTTAAGTGTTTTTCTTACCTCGAAAGTcgagaagattttttatttcagattgATTTCGAGTTTTTGAACCTTTTTTTGAGGCCATTAATGAAATTGTCAAGGTGCCTATAATGTTTTCTAGATATTTTAGgccaaaatagatttttagatcaaaaaaatcttcaattctaattttctAACCACCACGTGGAAAAAATCTAGACAAAATCAGACAAAGCATTGCTTGACTTATCAGCAGGTTTTTGGATTTATATAAATAGTCACGATTTTACCCACCACATctgccataaaaaaataagggcccAAGCACGCAAGCCATTACTAAATAGATTAGGTGCATTGGCTTGACTTGCCAAACCCAACAGTGtctgatctttttttaatatttttttgtaagttttttttatatgtttttttcaaaataatttttaaaatttagatttaaattaatatcccttctttttttattttgtttatttagccTCTTTTAATAGGggatattttttagtttttttgtatacatttagtttttgaagagattattataattcatctataattttttttttctttttatgtattgTATAAAtagagaatatatatttttgaataatatttctaatattcaCAACCTTACCTAACATTTTTCttcgttttattttattcaattaattttatgtgtgtctatttctattattgtttaattaaataaaaaaataattttgatctataaatgtcttttaattttttttattttcatcttcatttattattaatgactttttttatttaataacatgtataattctcgatttatttaatta encodes:
- the LOC18100198 gene encoding putative serine/threonine-protein kinase, yielding MKFFFCGSSCFSSGPKATIINNRSSLPGEQSHDNLRLFSSNELEIATQNFSSSNKIGEGGFGCVYKGWLEDGSVVAVKVLSVEVESMRGEREFISEIAALSDIKHENLVTLRGCCVDGAKRYLVYDYMENNSLVHTLLGQEHNRAKFSWEARRGISLGVARGIAYLHDVVQPRILHRDIKASNILLDQNFTPKVSDFGLSRALRDNTSHVSTHVAGTLGYLAPEYAVSGRMTRKSDVYSFGVLLLEIISGRPVVDFDLEHGEHYLVQKAWEVYKGNSLLQIVDPALHMDFPEEEALRFLMVGLLCVQETVKLRPSMSTTVKMLTNENDIRDVQISQPGLLSDLMDIRLRQKHSSQRTQTTFSRGSTSTSTHSTSYF